From one Triticum aestivum cultivar Chinese Spring chromosome 4B, IWGSC CS RefSeq v2.1, whole genome shotgun sequence genomic stretch:
- the LOC123091176 gene encoding homeobox-leucine zipper protein ROC6 isoform X5: MVASLPSLLCWKHCLGVKSGVGSICLVVVWWIWSGQRLGEHGALVQVAMVGEWQPQNGQVHDEIDLSIPVDDKDLIWSNTGTMNDDEDVATADEGITDAGSASHMRKRGRHANRQIQELEAMFQQCPHPDENLRIALSKKVCMDPLRVKFWFQNRRNAKKNQNERQQNMVLRTENIMLEEENRAMKAAILKKTCPTCKGPMVFFRPLTPELRRLHMENARLKAELLHRTAYLHGVSAGTAGSSRILCDLNVDPVMPLPLRQDDLMADTMGHCAPGGCASAAGGPEHAALERHVLAALRELMMLMKQGEPMWQPAALGGEVLDHQLYRATTLPGLLELPPPGFTANGTRDTGLVMCTGADLVRIFMDENCWSETFPDIVASVSADNIGHGCICQGGVILMKAGLRVLSPGVSSCDVKFVRQCQMIEQGVWAVVDVSLDANGTSELRAWNTGLPGACRVLPSGCLIKDMNNGYCKVAMIVNAEYDKGFMRSPLHPLLSSGHTFSARRWLTSLQRRCEFLAQRLSPAYGISRAAGGAITPEGRNNVLELARRMTESFYVAISAPRGEAWRKVADSRGSCGVGGESFQLAMHVVTPLAAPGEQAAGPVLCATTTVWLPEIPPQRVFDYICDVERRGEWDVLAEGARVQEDASLATAQFPLTGVSILRPTVMGRGRGGSSCNKKLILQQACGDAPCMVVAYAPIDTADLKDVMHGGRRASLSLLPSGFSILPDGVGDIQTDPLDANPSAVDPIDHQRSCGSLVSVLRQTHLIGGNLTAQTVDNFGNNVSGSIMKIKDAVHAKRVMTV, from the exons ATGGTGGCGTCTTTGCCGTCATTACTTTGTTGGAAGCATTGCCTTGGAGTCAAGTCTGGTGTTGGAAGCATCTGCTTGGTGGTGGTGTGGTGGATCTGGAGCGGGCAGCGTCTTGGTGAGCATGGAGCATTGGTG CAGGTCGCCATGGTTGGAGAGTGGCAACCACAAAACGGCCAAGTGCATGATGAGATCGACCTCAGCATCCCAGTCGATGACAAAGACTTGATCTGGAGCAACACGGGCACGAtgaatgatgatgaagatgttgcTACCGCGGATGAAGGTATTACTGATGCCGGGAGTGCTAGTCACATGAGGAAGAGGGGCAGGCATGCAAACCGCCAAATTCAGGAACTTGAAGC TATGTTCCAGCAATGTCCCCACCCCGATGAGAATCTACGTATCGCCCTCAGCAAGAAGGTGTGCATGGATCCTCTTCGGGTCAAGTTCTGGTTCCAGAATCGACGCAATGCAAAGAAG AACCAGAATGAGCGTCAACAGAACATGGTGCTCCGGACGGAGAACATTATGCTAGAAGAAGAGAATCGAGCCATGAAGGCCGCAATACTGAAGAAGACCTGCCCCACATGCAAAGGCCCGATGGTGTTCTTTAGGCCGCTGACCCCGGAGCTGCGGCGCCTACACATGGAGAACGCGAGGCTTAAGGCCGAACTCCTCCACAGGACGGCCTACCTCCACGGTGTCTCTGCTGGAACTGCAGGCTCGTCACGGATTCTCTGCGATCTCAACGTCGACCCCGTCATGCCGCTTCCGCTACGCCAGGACGATCTCATGGCGGACACCATGGGTCACTGTGCTCCCGGCGGCTGCGCATCCGCCGCCGGCGGCCCGGAGCACGCCGCGCTTGAGAGGCACGTCCTCGCTGCACTCCGCGAGCTCATGATGCTGATGAAGCAGGGCGAGCCAATGTGGCAGCCGGCAGCCCTGGGCGGCGAGGTGCTCGACCACCAGCTGTATCGTGCGACCACGCTCCCAGGCTTACTCGAGCTTCCCCCGCCGGGGTTCACGGCGAATGGCACTCGGGACACTGGCTTGGTTATGTGCACTGGAGCCGACCTTGTCCGCATCTTCATGGACGAG AACTGTTGGTCTGAGACGTTCCCCGATATCGTGGCAAGTGTTTCCGCCGACAACATCGGCCACGGTTGTATCTGCCAAGGGGGAGTGATACTG ATGAAGGCAGGCCTTCGGGTGCTGTCGCCAGGGGTGTCGAGTTGCGATGTGAAGTTCGTGAGGCAATGCCAGATGATAGAGCAAGGCGTTTGGGCCGTGGTGGACGTGTCTCTTGATGCCAATGGCACATCTGAGCTCAGAGCATGGAACACTGGCCTACCGGGGGCCTGCCGGGTGCTGCCAAGTGGGTGTCTTATCAAGGACATGAACAATGGCTACTGCAAG GTGGCAATGATCGTGAACGCGGAGTACGACAAGGGCTTCATGCGGTCGCCGCTCCACCCGCTGCTGAGCTCAGGGCACACTTTCAGCGCACGCCGCTGGCTGACATCGCTCCAGAGGAGGTGCGAATTCCTTGCGCAGCGCTTGAGCCCCGCCTATGGCATCAGCAGGGCAG CAGGTGGTGCTATAACGCCCGAGGGGCGAAACAACGTCCTGGAGCTGGCACGGAGGATGACGGAGAGCTTCTATGTAGCCATCTCTGCGCCCAGGGGCGAGGCGTGGCGCAAGGTCGCCGACTCGCGCGGCAGCTGCGGAGTCGGCGGCGAGTCCTTCCAGCTGGCCATGCACGTGGTGACTCCGCTCGCTGCACCTGGAGAGCAGGCGGCCGGGCCCGTGCTGTGCGCTACCACGACGGTGTGGCTCCCCGAGATACCGCCGCAGCGCGTGTTCGACTACATCTGCGACGTGGAGCGCCGTGGCGAGTGGGACGTGCTTGCCGAGGGCGCACGCGTGCAGGAGGACGCTTCCCTTGCCACGGCCCAGTTCCCTCTTACCGGCGTCTCCATCCTTCGCCCCACTGTAATG GGTCGTGGTCGTGGTGGAAGCAGCTGCAACAAGAAGCTCATCCTGCAGCAGGCTTGCGGCGACGCGCCGTGCATGGTGGTGGCGTACGCTCCGATTGACACGGCAGACCTGAAGGACGTGATGCATGGGGGCAGACGTGCCTCTCTCTCCCTGCTGCCCTCCGGGTTCTCCATCCTTCCTGACGGCGTCGGCGACATACAGACGGATCCGCTTGATGCCAACCCCTCCGCGGTCGACCCCATAGACCACCAGAGGAGCTGCGGATCTCTCGTCTCTGTCCTGCGGCAGACTCACCTGATTGGAGGGAACCTCACCGCACAGACCGTCGACAACTTCGGGAATAATGTCTCCGGTTCCATCATGAAGATCAAGGATGCGGTCCATGCCAAGAGGGTTATGACCGTCTGA
- the LOC123091176 gene encoding homeobox-leucine zipper protein ROC6 isoform X4 gives MVASLPSLLCWKHCLGVKSGVGSICLVVVWWIWSGQRLGEHGALVVSPFGVDRRSTVAMVGEWQPQNGQVHDEIDLSIPVDDKDLIWSNTGTMNDDEDVATADEGITDAGSASHMRKRGRHANRQIQELEAMFQQCPHPDENLRIALSKKVCMDPLRVKFWFQNRRNAKKNQNERQQNMVLRTENIMLEEENRAMKAAILKKTCPTCKGPMVFFRPLTPELRRLHMENARLKAELLHRTAYLHGVSAGTAGSSRILCDLNVDPVMPLPLRQDDLMADTMGHCAPGGCASAAGGPEHAALERHVLAALRELMMLMKQGEPMWQPAALGGEVLDHQLYRATTLPGLLELPPPGFTANGTRDTGLVMCTGADLVRIFMDENCWSETFPDIVASVSADNIGHGCICQGGVILMKAGLRVLSPGVSSCDVKFVRQCQMIEQGVWAVVDVSLDANGTSELRAWNTGLPGACRVLPSGCLIKDMNNGYCKVAMIVNAEYDKGFMRSPLHPLLSSGHTFSARRWLTSLQRRCEFLAQRLSPAYGISRAGGAITPEGRNNVLELARRMTESFYVAISAPRGEAWRKVADSRGSCGVGGESFQLAMHVVTPLAAPGEQAAGPVLCATTTVWLPEIPPQRVFDYICDVERRGEWDVLAEGARVQEDASLATAQFPLTGVSILRPTGRGRGGSSCNKKLILQQACGDAPCMVVAYAPIDTADLKDVMHGGRRASLSLLPSGFSILPDGVGDIQTDPLDANPSAVDPIDHQRSCGSLVSVLRQTHLIGGNLTAQTVDNFGNNVSGSIMKIKDAVHAKRVMTV, from the exons ATGGTGGCGTCTTTGCCGTCATTACTTTGTTGGAAGCATTGCCTTGGAGTCAAGTCTGGTGTTGGAAGCATCTGCTTGGTGGTGGTGTGGTGGATCTGGAGCGGGCAGCGTCTTGGTGAGCATGGAGCATTGGTGGTGAGTCCGTTTGGAGTGGATCGTCGGTCGACG GTCGCCATGGTTGGAGAGTGGCAACCACAAAACGGCCAAGTGCATGATGAGATCGACCTCAGCATCCCAGTCGATGACAAAGACTTGATCTGGAGCAACACGGGCACGAtgaatgatgatgaagatgttgcTACCGCGGATGAAGGTATTACTGATGCCGGGAGTGCTAGTCACATGAGGAAGAGGGGCAGGCATGCAAACCGCCAAATTCAGGAACTTGAAGC TATGTTCCAGCAATGTCCCCACCCCGATGAGAATCTACGTATCGCCCTCAGCAAGAAGGTGTGCATGGATCCTCTTCGGGTCAAGTTCTGGTTCCAGAATCGACGCAATGCAAAGAAG AACCAGAATGAGCGTCAACAGAACATGGTGCTCCGGACGGAGAACATTATGCTAGAAGAAGAGAATCGAGCCATGAAGGCCGCAATACTGAAGAAGACCTGCCCCACATGCAAAGGCCCGATGGTGTTCTTTAGGCCGCTGACCCCGGAGCTGCGGCGCCTACACATGGAGAACGCGAGGCTTAAGGCCGAACTCCTCCACAGGACGGCCTACCTCCACGGTGTCTCTGCTGGAACTGCAGGCTCGTCACGGATTCTCTGCGATCTCAACGTCGACCCCGTCATGCCGCTTCCGCTACGCCAGGACGATCTCATGGCGGACACCATGGGTCACTGTGCTCCCGGCGGCTGCGCATCCGCCGCCGGCGGCCCGGAGCACGCCGCGCTTGAGAGGCACGTCCTCGCTGCACTCCGCGAGCTCATGATGCTGATGAAGCAGGGCGAGCCAATGTGGCAGCCGGCAGCCCTGGGCGGCGAGGTGCTCGACCACCAGCTGTATCGTGCGACCACGCTCCCAGGCTTACTCGAGCTTCCCCCGCCGGGGTTCACGGCGAATGGCACTCGGGACACTGGCTTGGTTATGTGCACTGGAGCCGACCTTGTCCGCATCTTCATGGACGAG AACTGTTGGTCTGAGACGTTCCCCGATATCGTGGCAAGTGTTTCCGCCGACAACATCGGCCACGGTTGTATCTGCCAAGGGGGAGTGATACTG ATGAAGGCAGGCCTTCGGGTGCTGTCGCCAGGGGTGTCGAGTTGCGATGTGAAGTTCGTGAGGCAATGCCAGATGATAGAGCAAGGCGTTTGGGCCGTGGTGGACGTGTCTCTTGATGCCAATGGCACATCTGAGCTCAGAGCATGGAACACTGGCCTACCGGGGGCCTGCCGGGTGCTGCCAAGTGGGTGTCTTATCAAGGACATGAACAATGGCTACTGCAAG GTGGCAATGATCGTGAACGCGGAGTACGACAAGGGCTTCATGCGGTCGCCGCTCCACCCGCTGCTGAGCTCAGGGCACACTTTCAGCGCACGCCGCTGGCTGACATCGCTCCAGAGGAGGTGCGAATTCCTTGCGCAGCGCTTGAGCCCCGCCTATGGCATCAGCAGGGCAG GTGGTGCTATAACGCCCGAGGGGCGAAACAACGTCCTGGAGCTGGCACGGAGGATGACGGAGAGCTTCTATGTAGCCATCTCTGCGCCCAGGGGCGAGGCGTGGCGCAAGGTCGCCGACTCGCGCGGCAGCTGCGGAGTCGGCGGCGAGTCCTTCCAGCTGGCCATGCACGTGGTGACTCCGCTCGCTGCACCTGGAGAGCAGGCGGCCGGGCCCGTGCTGTGCGCTACCACGACGGTGTGGCTCCCCGAGATACCGCCGCAGCGCGTGTTCGACTACATCTGCGACGTGGAGCGCCGTGGCGAGTGGGACGTGCTTGCCGAGGGCGCACGCGTGCAGGAGGACGCTTCCCTTGCCACGGCCCAGTTCCCTCTTACCGGCGTCTCCATCCTTCGCCCCACT GGTCGTGGTCGTGGTGGAAGCAGCTGCAACAAGAAGCTCATCCTGCAGCAGGCTTGCGGCGACGCGCCGTGCATGGTGGTGGCGTACGCTCCGATTGACACGGCAGACCTGAAGGACGTGATGCATGGGGGCAGACGTGCCTCTCTCTCCCTGCTGCCCTCCGGGTTCTCCATCCTTCCTGACGGCGTCGGCGACATACAGACGGATCCGCTTGATGCCAACCCCTCCGCGGTCGACCCCATAGACCACCAGAGGAGCTGCGGATCTCTCGTCTCTGTCCTGCGGCAGACTCACCTGATTGGAGGGAACCTCACCGCACAGACCGTCGACAACTTCGGGAATAATGTCTCCGGTTCCATCATGAAGATCAAGGATGCGGTCCATGCCAAGAGGGTTATGACCGTCTGA
- the LOC123091176 gene encoding homeobox-leucine zipper protein ROC6 isoform X7, producing MQVAPDELCQLASWDQSGICLALSDVSFLSGVLDVCGYARSSPVAMVGEWQPQNGQVHDEIDLSIPVDDKDLIWSNTGTMNDDEDVATADEGITDAGSASHMRKRGRHANRQIQELEAMFQQCPHPDENLRIALSKKVCMDPLRVKFWFQNRRNAKKNQNERQQNMVLRTENIMLEEENRAMKAAILKKTCPTCKGPMVFFRPLTPELRRLHMENARLKAELLHRTAYLHGVSAGTAGSSRILCDLNVDPVMPLPLRQDDLMADTMGHCAPGGCASAAGGPEHAALERHVLAALRELMMLMKQGEPMWQPAALGGEVLDHQLYRATTLPGLLELPPPGFTANGTRDTGLVMCTGADLVRIFMDENCWSETFPDIVASVSADNIGHGCICQGGVILMKAGLRVLSPGVSSCDVKFVRQCQMIEQGVWAVVDVSLDANGTSELRAWNTGLPGACRVLPSGCLIKDMNNGYCKVAMIVNAEYDKGFMRSPLHPLLSSGHTFSARRWLTSLQRRCEFLAQRLSPAYGISRAAGGAITPEGRNNVLELARRMTESFYVAISAPRGEAWRKVADSRGSCGVGGESFQLAMHVVTPLAAPGEQAAGPVLCATTTVWLPEIPPQRVFDYICDVERRGEWDVLAEGARVQEDASLATAQFPLTGVSILRPTVMGRGRGGSSCNKKLILQQACGDAPCMVVAYAPIDTADLKDVMHGGRRASLSLLPSGFSILPDGVGDIQTDPLDANPSAVDPIDHQRSCGSLVSVLRQTHLIGGNLTAQTVDNFGNNVSGSIMKIKDAVHAKRVMTV from the exons ATGCAAGTAGCGCCAGACGAGCTATGTCAGCTAGCCTCGTGGGATCAGAGCGGCATATGTCTCGCTCTTTCGGATGTATCGTTCCTCTCCGGTGTCCTCGATGTTTGCGGATATGCTCGTAGCAGCCCG GTCGCCATGGTTGGAGAGTGGCAACCACAAAACGGCCAAGTGCATGATGAGATCGACCTCAGCATCCCAGTCGATGACAAAGACTTGATCTGGAGCAACACGGGCACGAtgaatgatgatgaagatgttgcTACCGCGGATGAAGGTATTACTGATGCCGGGAGTGCTAGTCACATGAGGAAGAGGGGCAGGCATGCAAACCGCCAAATTCAGGAACTTGAAGC TATGTTCCAGCAATGTCCCCACCCCGATGAGAATCTACGTATCGCCCTCAGCAAGAAGGTGTGCATGGATCCTCTTCGGGTCAAGTTCTGGTTCCAGAATCGACGCAATGCAAAGAAG AACCAGAATGAGCGTCAACAGAACATGGTGCTCCGGACGGAGAACATTATGCTAGAAGAAGAGAATCGAGCCATGAAGGCCGCAATACTGAAGAAGACCTGCCCCACATGCAAAGGCCCGATGGTGTTCTTTAGGCCGCTGACCCCGGAGCTGCGGCGCCTACACATGGAGAACGCGAGGCTTAAGGCCGAACTCCTCCACAGGACGGCCTACCTCCACGGTGTCTCTGCTGGAACTGCAGGCTCGTCACGGATTCTCTGCGATCTCAACGTCGACCCCGTCATGCCGCTTCCGCTACGCCAGGACGATCTCATGGCGGACACCATGGGTCACTGTGCTCCCGGCGGCTGCGCATCCGCCGCCGGCGGCCCGGAGCACGCCGCGCTTGAGAGGCACGTCCTCGCTGCACTCCGCGAGCTCATGATGCTGATGAAGCAGGGCGAGCCAATGTGGCAGCCGGCAGCCCTGGGCGGCGAGGTGCTCGACCACCAGCTGTATCGTGCGACCACGCTCCCAGGCTTACTCGAGCTTCCCCCGCCGGGGTTCACGGCGAATGGCACTCGGGACACTGGCTTGGTTATGTGCACTGGAGCCGACCTTGTCCGCATCTTCATGGACGAG AACTGTTGGTCTGAGACGTTCCCCGATATCGTGGCAAGTGTTTCCGCCGACAACATCGGCCACGGTTGTATCTGCCAAGGGGGAGTGATACTG ATGAAGGCAGGCCTTCGGGTGCTGTCGCCAGGGGTGTCGAGTTGCGATGTGAAGTTCGTGAGGCAATGCCAGATGATAGAGCAAGGCGTTTGGGCCGTGGTGGACGTGTCTCTTGATGCCAATGGCACATCTGAGCTCAGAGCATGGAACACTGGCCTACCGGGGGCCTGCCGGGTGCTGCCAAGTGGGTGTCTTATCAAGGACATGAACAATGGCTACTGCAAG GTGGCAATGATCGTGAACGCGGAGTACGACAAGGGCTTCATGCGGTCGCCGCTCCACCCGCTGCTGAGCTCAGGGCACACTTTCAGCGCACGCCGCTGGCTGACATCGCTCCAGAGGAGGTGCGAATTCCTTGCGCAGCGCTTGAGCCCCGCCTATGGCATCAGCAGGGCAG CAGGTGGTGCTATAACGCCCGAGGGGCGAAACAACGTCCTGGAGCTGGCACGGAGGATGACGGAGAGCTTCTATGTAGCCATCTCTGCGCCCAGGGGCGAGGCGTGGCGCAAGGTCGCCGACTCGCGCGGCAGCTGCGGAGTCGGCGGCGAGTCCTTCCAGCTGGCCATGCACGTGGTGACTCCGCTCGCTGCACCTGGAGAGCAGGCGGCCGGGCCCGTGCTGTGCGCTACCACGACGGTGTGGCTCCCCGAGATACCGCCGCAGCGCGTGTTCGACTACATCTGCGACGTGGAGCGCCGTGGCGAGTGGGACGTGCTTGCCGAGGGCGCACGCGTGCAGGAGGACGCTTCCCTTGCCACGGCCCAGTTCCCTCTTACCGGCGTCTCCATCCTTCGCCCCACTGTAATG GGTCGTGGTCGTGGTGGAAGCAGCTGCAACAAGAAGCTCATCCTGCAGCAGGCTTGCGGCGACGCGCCGTGCATGGTGGTGGCGTACGCTCCGATTGACACGGCAGACCTGAAGGACGTGATGCATGGGGGCAGACGTGCCTCTCTCTCCCTGCTGCCCTCCGGGTTCTCCATCCTTCCTGACGGCGTCGGCGACATACAGACGGATCCGCTTGATGCCAACCCCTCCGCGGTCGACCCCATAGACCACCAGAGGAGCTGCGGATCTCTCGTCTCTGTCCTGCGGCAGACTCACCTGATTGGAGGGAACCTCACCGCACAGACCGTCGACAACTTCGGGAATAATGTCTCCGGTTCCATCATGAAGATCAAGGATGCGGTCCATGCCAAGAGGGTTATGACCGTCTGA
- the LOC123091176 gene encoding homeobox-leucine zipper protein ROC6 isoform X1: protein MVASLPSLLCWKHCLGVKSGVGSICLVVVWWIWSGQRLGEHGALVVSPFGVDRRSTVAMVGEWQPQNGQVHDEIDLSIPVDDKDLIWSNTGTMNDDEDVATADEGITDAGSASHMRKRGRHANRQIQELEAMFQQCPHPDENLRIALSKKVCMDPLRVKFWFQNRRNAKKNQNERQQNMVLRTENIMLEEENRAMKAAILKKTCPTCKGPMVFFRPLTPELRRLHMENARLKAELLHRTAYLHGVSAGTAGSSRILCDLNVDPVMPLPLRQDDLMADTMGHCAPGGCASAAGGPEHAALERHVLAALRELMMLMKQGEPMWQPAALGGEVLDHQLYRATTLPGLLELPPPGFTANGTRDTGLVMCTGADLVRIFMDENCWSETFPDIVASVSADNIGHGCICQGGVILMKAGLRVLSPGVSSCDVKFVRQCQMIEQGVWAVVDVSLDANGTSELRAWNTGLPGACRVLPSGCLIKDMNNGYCKVAMIVNAEYDKGFMRSPLHPLLSSGHTFSARRWLTSLQRRCEFLAQRLSPAYGISRAAGGAITPEGRNNVLELARRMTESFYVAISAPRGEAWRKVADSRGSCGVGGESFQLAMHVVTPLAAPGEQAAGPVLCATTTVWLPEIPPQRVFDYICDVERRGEWDVLAEGARVQEDASLATAQFPLTGVSILRPTVMGRGRGGSSCNKKLILQQACGDAPCMVVAYAPIDTADLKDVMHGGRRASLSLLPSGFSILPDGVGDIQTDPLDANPSAVDPIDHQRSCGSLVSVLRQTHLIGGNLTAQTVDNFGNNVSGSIMKIKDAVHAKRVMTV from the exons ATGGTGGCGTCTTTGCCGTCATTACTTTGTTGGAAGCATTGCCTTGGAGTCAAGTCTGGTGTTGGAAGCATCTGCTTGGTGGTGGTGTGGTGGATCTGGAGCGGGCAGCGTCTTGGTGAGCATGGAGCATTGGTGGTGAGTCCGTTTGGAGTGGATCGTCGGTCGACG GTCGCCATGGTTGGAGAGTGGCAACCACAAAACGGCCAAGTGCATGATGAGATCGACCTCAGCATCCCAGTCGATGACAAAGACTTGATCTGGAGCAACACGGGCACGAtgaatgatgatgaagatgttgcTACCGCGGATGAAGGTATTACTGATGCCGGGAGTGCTAGTCACATGAGGAAGAGGGGCAGGCATGCAAACCGCCAAATTCAGGAACTTGAAGC TATGTTCCAGCAATGTCCCCACCCCGATGAGAATCTACGTATCGCCCTCAGCAAGAAGGTGTGCATGGATCCTCTTCGGGTCAAGTTCTGGTTCCAGAATCGACGCAATGCAAAGAAG AACCAGAATGAGCGTCAACAGAACATGGTGCTCCGGACGGAGAACATTATGCTAGAAGAAGAGAATCGAGCCATGAAGGCCGCAATACTGAAGAAGACCTGCCCCACATGCAAAGGCCCGATGGTGTTCTTTAGGCCGCTGACCCCGGAGCTGCGGCGCCTACACATGGAGAACGCGAGGCTTAAGGCCGAACTCCTCCACAGGACGGCCTACCTCCACGGTGTCTCTGCTGGAACTGCAGGCTCGTCACGGATTCTCTGCGATCTCAACGTCGACCCCGTCATGCCGCTTCCGCTACGCCAGGACGATCTCATGGCGGACACCATGGGTCACTGTGCTCCCGGCGGCTGCGCATCCGCCGCCGGCGGCCCGGAGCACGCCGCGCTTGAGAGGCACGTCCTCGCTGCACTCCGCGAGCTCATGATGCTGATGAAGCAGGGCGAGCCAATGTGGCAGCCGGCAGCCCTGGGCGGCGAGGTGCTCGACCACCAGCTGTATCGTGCGACCACGCTCCCAGGCTTACTCGAGCTTCCCCCGCCGGGGTTCACGGCGAATGGCACTCGGGACACTGGCTTGGTTATGTGCACTGGAGCCGACCTTGTCCGCATCTTCATGGACGAG AACTGTTGGTCTGAGACGTTCCCCGATATCGTGGCAAGTGTTTCCGCCGACAACATCGGCCACGGTTGTATCTGCCAAGGGGGAGTGATACTG ATGAAGGCAGGCCTTCGGGTGCTGTCGCCAGGGGTGTCGAGTTGCGATGTGAAGTTCGTGAGGCAATGCCAGATGATAGAGCAAGGCGTTTGGGCCGTGGTGGACGTGTCTCTTGATGCCAATGGCACATCTGAGCTCAGAGCATGGAACACTGGCCTACCGGGGGCCTGCCGGGTGCTGCCAAGTGGGTGTCTTATCAAGGACATGAACAATGGCTACTGCAAG GTGGCAATGATCGTGAACGCGGAGTACGACAAGGGCTTCATGCGGTCGCCGCTCCACCCGCTGCTGAGCTCAGGGCACACTTTCAGCGCACGCCGCTGGCTGACATCGCTCCAGAGGAGGTGCGAATTCCTTGCGCAGCGCTTGAGCCCCGCCTATGGCATCAGCAGGGCAG CAGGTGGTGCTATAACGCCCGAGGGGCGAAACAACGTCCTGGAGCTGGCACGGAGGATGACGGAGAGCTTCTATGTAGCCATCTCTGCGCCCAGGGGCGAGGCGTGGCGCAAGGTCGCCGACTCGCGCGGCAGCTGCGGAGTCGGCGGCGAGTCCTTCCAGCTGGCCATGCACGTGGTGACTCCGCTCGCTGCACCTGGAGAGCAGGCGGCCGGGCCCGTGCTGTGCGCTACCACGACGGTGTGGCTCCCCGAGATACCGCCGCAGCGCGTGTTCGACTACATCTGCGACGTGGAGCGCCGTGGCGAGTGGGACGTGCTTGCCGAGGGCGCACGCGTGCAGGAGGACGCTTCCCTTGCCACGGCCCAGTTCCCTCTTACCGGCGTCTCCATCCTTCGCCCCACTGTAATG GGTCGTGGTCGTGGTGGAAGCAGCTGCAACAAGAAGCTCATCCTGCAGCAGGCTTGCGGCGACGCGCCGTGCATGGTGGTGGCGTACGCTCCGATTGACACGGCAGACCTGAAGGACGTGATGCATGGGGGCAGACGTGCCTCTCTCTCCCTGCTGCCCTCCGGGTTCTCCATCCTTCCTGACGGCGTCGGCGACATACAGACGGATCCGCTTGATGCCAACCCCTCCGCGGTCGACCCCATAGACCACCAGAGGAGCTGCGGATCTCTCGTCTCTGTCCTGCGGCAGACTCACCTGATTGGAGGGAACCTCACCGCACAGACCGTCGACAACTTCGGGAATAATGTCTCCGGTTCCATCATGAAGATCAAGGATGCGGTCCATGCCAAGAGGGTTATGACCGTCTGA